The sequence below is a genomic window from Cucumis melo cultivar AY chromosome 5, USDA_Cmelo_AY_1.0, whole genome shotgun sequence.
ATGTTTCTAAAGAGCATAGAGAAAAAAAGGAGTCGCATACAAATGACATGTTTAGAGAGCTGAAATATAATTAGAATTACTGAAAATTAGAAAAGTGTTAGGAAAGCGTGAGTAATcgaagaagaaacaaaaatgaGATCAACAAGCatgaaaatagtaaaaaaagtgGTTGGATTGAAAACTGTCGGAACGAAATAATTTTACATTACAAATCGGACAAAAAACATCCAATCCAAACATGAATTTTGAATTACATCCCCTGTCAATCACCAAACAGCCCCCTAATTCTAGGAGTTTTTGATATCACAAGGCCAATAACAATTCCTTCGTTGAATTCATCCGAAGTCTAAATATAAAAATCCAGAAGACAGGAAAGCTTCCAATAGCTATGTATCTATTAGAAAAAATGGGTAACCAAATAAGCTAAAATTTACAAGGTAACCTTTTTTGTGTGGTTTAATCAGAGTTTGGACTTTCTTTGTATTCCTAATTGTTTATAATACAGGCACCTAAAGCTAGAATGGGAGAAAACAAAGCCAAATTCAAGCTCATAATTCGTACCAGTTGATGTCCTCCTTCTAGATCACGACTTGACATATTCGGATAGAAATATTTGAAAGCAAACCTCCGAAGGTTCTTCAATCTTGAATAAAATGATTGTATCCAACTGCAATATCAACATACATAAGCACAACTACCactataaaatttatttttattggaaaGGAACGTTCAAACTTtacagaaagaaaaagacaGTAACTTGTTACTAATAAGAGTCCAAGCATCACCTTAAACTTAAAAGAATAATTTCTCATAGGTCAAATGTAGGAACTTCATGTTGAGAGGAATAAATGGCTTTATACACTGTTCTGTCGATAAAGTTTCGATATGGATCCTCTTTCCGCTTCTTAATCAAGTAAGCTAAAATATGTTCAACTTCAGATTTAACCTGATCATACAATTGGTTTGCATTATTCTTGTCCTTCAGGATTTCCTCTCTTCCTTTTGTTACTATTGGCTTACCAAACAGGTAATAGAAACGGCCGGGTATCTTGGGAAAGAGCAGAGGCGGGAAAAGATTCTGGCTACCCACCTCTCCTTTGTCTGCATCCCTAAAATTCACAGCATATTCGACACccagaaagaaaaatgaacttcaaaaaccttttttgttttttgaaaacaAGAACTTTTCTTAAAGGGGGGAAATTATTGATAGACTAAAGTATACAAATAGAGGAGAGAACGGGCTTGTGGAGATGACAAGACATAATGTACATAAATAATAGGTAAATCATACACCATGTGGATGAAGAACAGTTACCTCACTTTAGCAGAATTCTGATTTGCCTCTCTGATGTAGTCACTAACCATAGGAATCTTTATCAGGTCATTATAATCTAAGAGCATCTGCAAATGGATATTAGATGAAGATGATAATAATAACCGGAAGGAAGTGATAacaatatgatttttttttcaagcaTGAAGATATAGACAAGGTTGCGCCAATGTTTGTCTAATTAAACAAGTttaacaatttatttatttattatttttttaacgaGAAACTGAAAGTGTCAGGTTTTCAGCACACTCATTTACTAAACAGAAAATTGCATTCCCTCTAAAATTTCCATGAAACTTCAAATTCTTCCTTCATTTTTCTATGATAGAGAAGACCACGATCCCCTTCTGGACACCAAGATGACTCAACACCACTGCATTGCCCTTCAACCGATAAGgatcaaacaagaaaaatatGCATGTCTCTGAAAGGCACCCTTGGGTTATCATCCCCAAACTCTCAGGGCCCATTTGGCTCCTTGTTTGGGATGAGGGGGTTGGGTGAGAATTTACGATATTTGGTTAGTTGTTTTACAAACTCAAGTTATAGGGCTTGATGGCTTGTTAAATCCAGTTCTCTAAATTCTCAACCTACAGATCTAGGGAAACTCATTAAAAGTTTTAGCAAGGAAGCTAACTTGAGCATAGTTCAAACTCAAATGGTTGGCATTATATTCTTAACCAAAAAGTTAGATATTTAAATCTCCATCCCTGtatattattgatttttttttttataagaaacgTGTATATTCATAGAACAAAAGAGAACAACCTAAAGACAAGGAACAAGAGGACCCTCCCAAcagaaattaaagaataaagGACCTtccaattgaatttaaaaatgaaaaaaaggcTTAGTCGGAAAATATGAATTGGAATTAGGATCATAAGGGACATAGCTTATCATGAGACATTAGCTAAAAGGAgtaggttaaaaaaaaataaacaaatggAGTGGGTATATGTGGGGGTCAAAACAGATAGAATTTGGATTGCAGTTATTTTGGGAGAGTCCAAGTGGCCAATCCTCTCAAAGTGCTTGAGAATTCtaagtttcttttttctatattgTAATACTGTTTTCGAATTGTTTTTTTACTCCTCGTCTCAAGATTAGGGTCTACTCCTATCAAAACTTCTTATGCTAAAGCTACCAAATGGTGAGTGAACACCATAAATCAAAGGATAGAGTATCGAACTTACTTGTGCTATGTCGTCTTCTCCAACAGCACCAAATGGTACAATTGTAGCCCCAAAACGAGCAGCCATTCTCACAAATTCTTGTTGATTTGGCCAGAACAACTTATATTCTTCACCCTGTAAGTTTTCAGAGAAAAAATGAATGAATATGGGAAACCCTTAATCTCAACCATCAGTTGTTGATATCTAATGAACTGCaattccttttttcctttttcttttgagGTGATGGAACTTAGGAGCTTGAAGTACCTTGTAGTGAAGAGCCTCGCGTGCACCCCCAGGATAGAGAAGAACGTGTGCCTTTTGTGATAACAATTTGTATAGATTGTTAGCAGTGACAGGAACTGCACCAAATACTTTCACCCAGTCAATCAAAGATACTTCAGGAGATTCAGACTCGAGGTTTCCCAAGAACAACTCTGGATGTGCTACTCCACGAACCACAATACCCTTCTCTCTCAAGAATCCTTCAACTAAAGGAGTTAGCTCCAATCCTAATAAGTTGTGATAACCTACTAGCAACACAGGACCTTCATTAGGAACTCCAGAAAGACCTTTCACTACAGTTCCATCTCCCAAAGTTGAGAACATTGTAGAACCAGTGAGAAAATGAAATAGTCTGCCATATGTAGAATAGCTTTTAGTAGTTTTCTAACTTTCTGCCTACAGACGTAAATGTGAGGATAAACTTAAATAGGTTGATTCATGCATGGTGTGGCAAAGCCCAGAATCAGATATTGAGGGAACCTATCACAATAGCCTAGATAATCGTACTGTTACCAATAAGCTTCAAGTGTATTATTGTCCATCTGAAAGgtgattcttttttattattattattattgttattgttatttttttttttttgttatgaaaATTTTGGTTTGTCAATAAAGAAAtgaacacacacacacacgaaaaaaaaaaagaaaaaagagatgaACAATAAATATTCAATGTTCCAAAAAAATGTAACTTGATATGGTCAATTTGTACAAATACATTGTTGGAGtttctaatatttataaatactaGTTGGCTATATTTGGTCTTTATTGTCTTTGTATTTTTTTCCTTATGTTGTAATGAGTCTTGATATATTTTCTATTCTACCAAAGTTAAGGAGGTATAAGAGTAGGAAAAATTGTATTCAAACTCCTGTAATTTTATTTCCAATTAATATTGGATTCTACTAGTTGGCAGCTGGGTCTTCCATAAATGTTTGAGTCTGCAGGTGTGGAAAAGTATAGattaaaagattaaatttaccGTATGTgataagtttaatttttgagTTGCCGGAGTTGGTAATTTAACATACACTACATTACATAAATATAATTTGATCAATGTTCAAGCACACAATTTAAGCCTAAGGCAACTACCAAGAGCGGGAAAGAAATAATCACTAACTGATGTAAAAATTACCCAGTCACTTGAGTAAAAGCATAATTGTACTCTGCTAAACTGGGTGGAAGATAATCCAAAACAGCATCATGCTTTCTTGATCGGCGGTACTTCTGAGCGCCTCTAATTACTGTCAGTAAACCAATACCATCTTCCTGTTACATGATATCATGCTGACAAGTCATATGGTTTTACTTGAGGcagagaaagaaaagagtgtTACAGGCATGGTGGAGCTCTCGTAACAGTATTTCATTAATCAGAAGCAAAAATATTTTACTTATTTTGAATGAGATACAGGAATATTAAAGCATTAGAATATTagataaacaaataaatttctgttttctaaaaacaaaaaaacaggagaatatttttcttttaagtaatGAAAGAGTAAATAATCTAAATGGAAAAAGTAAAACGAAagataaaaaactaaaaacacgAGTCAAAACTAACCGGAAACAAATACTTCCGAATTCGACCAAACATCACGAAAGAAAGAAGCAGAAAatgttagatattatattaaatttgctTTCACCCATAACCATAAGCTTAAGCTTTTAGGTCAATTGATGACTTAAAAATAGTATCAGATGGCAACACTTCCAAGCTTTTAGTATAGCCTACTCAAACCAATCAAACCACAATTTCTAAGCATTCCGAAGATACAAGATTTCACTGTACTAGACCAAAGTAATTGAGCTTTTGGAGTAAAGGAAAGCCCAATGAGAAGTTGAAGAGTGTTGGACTTTGAGTCCTTGGAAAAGGAACCCAAATTTGAAACACTGAATTCCAGCCAAGCAGCACTATTCATTCTTAATAATTGGAGAGTATAATGCAGTTTTGATAATTTCCTAGCATGAATGAGGATTTTTCTTATAAATCAGACTATGTTTCTACCAGCAAAGCATCATAGTATTATCTACCATAGTACGTACCAATAATAAGGTGTGTCCATTTTCCTTGAAATAGCGAACTGTACAATTTTGCAATGATTTTCGAAGTCGTCGGGATTCATCCCCACTTGGAACCATGTTATCCTTGCCACTGAAATGCATAACAAattctaattaattttaagaacACTAGACTGGTTATGAAACTCCAGAACATTGAATTTTATGATGATGCCTATTTGGGCTTACACTTCTTGAATTAAAtccaaatttttattttgaaacgACATTTGGGATTCATGGATTCTAATACTATATTAGATAATATAAAGTTCCATCTCAAAACTAATTAGTAATAAAAGAAGTACCTATCTTATAAAAATGGTAAGGTT
It includes:
- the LOC103495788 gene encoding phytyl ester synthase 1, chloroplastic isoform X1; its protein translation is MASCLGVGVSLFGASVQKNRHSWGVRVRSEGGASADSVSAVVNGASVVREEGSWSSIDKGNGWLKSKAAEKKIKLKDDVPEKLEPFWDDGYGTVTVKDYFDAAKDFTQHPDGGPPRWFCPVASGSPLKGSPILLFLPGMDGTGCGLILHHKALGKAFEVRCLHIPVQDRTPFEGLVKLVEETIRSEHACSPNKPIYLVGDSFGGCLALAVASRNPKIDLVLILSNPATSFGRSQLQPLFPFLGAMPDVLHETVPYVLSFIMGEPFKMATVNVESKLPPMQRFEKVSQNLTALLPNLSDLASIIPKDTLLWKLKLLKSAAAYANSRLHAVNAEVLVLASGKDNMVPSGDESRRLRKSLQNCTVRYFKENGHTLLLEDGIGLLTVIRGAQKYRRSRKHDAVLDYLPPSLAEYNYAFTQVTGLFHFLTGSTMFSTLGDGTVVKGLSGVPNEGPVLLVGYHNLLGLELTPLVEGFLREKGIVVRGVAHPELFLGNLESESPEVSLIDWVKVFGAVPVTANNLYKLLSQKAHVLLYPGGAREALHYKGEEYKLFWPNQQEFVRMAARFGATIVPFGAVGEDDIAQMLLDYNDLIKIPMVSDYIREANQNSAKVRDADKGEVGSQNLFPPLLFPKIPGRFYYLFGKPIVTKGREEILKDKNNANQLYDQVKSEVEHILAYLIKKRKEDPYRNFIDRTVYKAIYSSQHEVPTFDL